The Erpetoichthys calabaricus chromosome 5, fErpCal1.3, whole genome shotgun sequence genome has a segment encoding these proteins:
- the LOC114641631 gene encoding oocyte zinc finger protein XlCOF6-like, with the protein MASSKEDGIKQEDCEWSAPEDVCVKVEDCEGQISAFKEECKGEANNVQITDRECSSVNLELQKDETGNLFKTDVCEESPPPGLQPWVTHMGNLATHQNSTGVKSELLEFEEKINEGDRKETEQQSCFLENRSFSVSSFADRAPPCRLQQKQKKEKLKKSTRGAEDVTAAASHYSCPTADQQTQAEALDPDQNQVHNTEHEALYASQKTFENKTDCENQLIHSVPKPFACSACGKQCANRSSLQRHRQVHTGKRLCTCSECGKRFFDHNTLQRHTRIHTGEKPYTCSDCGKGFSFLSNFHNHLRIHSGEKPYGCSECHKRFSQIGHLQTHTRIHTGEKPYCCSECNRQFSDISALQNHRKSHTGEKMYCCLECGRRCTNPSSLQRHLRVHSGERPCICGECGKQFFDRNTLQRHTRIHTGEKPYCCSECGKRFSYSSSLQAHKQIHTGEKPYVCSECGKLFPHRNSLHRHEKIHTGGKKPCCPECGKQFRCSSALQRHAHIHTGEKPYSCVKCNKRFSYKSSLYNHSKIHTEEKSYCCSECGKRFSCLSHFHSHLRIHSAEKPYSCSECDKRFLRERSLQMHFRIHTGDRPYCCSECGKVFCERSSLKRHTRIHTGEKPYGCSECGKRFSDRSSLQSHTRFHTGDKPFCCSECGRRCANPSSLQRHMRVHTGERPCSCSECGKQFFDRNTLLRHTRIHTGEKPYCCSECGKSFSYSGSLQKHRRIHTGEKPYCCSECGKQFLDSSSLRQHTQTHTGEKPYCCSECGKRFSQKNNLKYHLNIHNREKRKSVLS; encoded by the exons ATGGCctcgagcaaagaggatggcATTAAacaagaggactgtgagtggAGTGCACCagaggatgtgtgtgtgaagGTGGAGGACTGTGAAGGACAAATTTCAGCTTTCAAAGAGGAGTGCAAGGGGGAGGCTAACAATGTTCAAATTACGGATCGAGAATGTTCCTCTGTGAATCTTGAACTGCAGAAGGATGAAACGGGGAATCTCTTCAAGACAGATGTTTGTGAGGAGTCCCCTCCTCCCGGTTTGCAGCCCTGGGTCACTCATATGGGGAACCTGGCTACTCATCAGAATTCAACAGGAGTGAAATCCGAGTTATTGGAGTTTGAAGAGAAAATCAATGAAGGAGACAGGAAAGAAACAGAGCAGCAGTCAT GTTTCCTGGAGAATCGTAGTTTCTCTGTGTCTTCATTTGCTGACCGCGCTCCTCCGTGCAGACTGCAGCAGAAACAAAAGAAGGAGAAGCTGAAGAAATCAACAAGAGGAGCAGAGGATGTGACAGCAGCTGCCTCCCACTACAGCTGTCCGACTGCTGACCAACAGACACAGGCGGAAGCCCTTGATCCTGACCAAAATCAAGTCCACAATACGGAGCATGAGGCTTTATACGCTAGCCaaaaaacttttgaaaacaaaactgactgtGAAAATCAGTTAATTCATTCCGTTCCAAAGCCATTTGCCTGTTCGGCATGTGGCAAACAGTGTGCTAATCGTAGCAGTCTCCAAAGACACAGGCAAGTTCATACTGGAAAACGGTTGTGTacttgttcagaatgtggcaaacgttTTTTTGACCATAACACTCTGCAGcgtcacacaagaattcacactggagagaagccctaTACCTGTTCTGATTGTGGTAAAGGATTctcatttttaagtaattttcATAACCATTTGAGAATTCACAGTGGAGAAAAGCCTTATGGTTGTAGTGAATGTCACAAACGGTTCTCACAAATTGGCCACCTTCAAACCCAcacaagaatccacactggagaaaagccatattgctgttctgaatgcaaCAGACAATTCTCGGATATTAGTGCCCTGCAAAACCACAGAAAGtctcacactggagaaaaaatgtattgctgtttAGAATGTGGCCGACGATGTACTAATCCAAGTAGTCTCCAAAGACACCTGCGAGTTCATAGTGGAGAAAGGCCATGTATTTGTggtgaatgtggtaaacaattctttGATCGCAACACTCTTCAGCGGCACACACGAATTCATACGGGAGAGAAACcctattgctgctctgaatgtggaaaaagattCTCTTACAGTAGTTCTCTTCAGGCACATAAacaaattcacactggagagaagccgtatgtctgttctgaatgtggcaaactatTTCCACACAGAAATAGTCTGCACAGACATGAAAAAATTCACACTGGCGGGAAAAAACCCTGCTGCCCAGAGTGTGGCAAGCAATTCCGCTGTAGTAGTGCTCTCCAGCGGCACGCGCatattcatactggagagaaaccatacagCTGTGTCAAATGCAACAAAAGATTTTCTTATAAGAGCAGTCTTTACAATCATTCAAAAATTCACACTGAAGAAAAatcttattgctgttctgaatgtggtaaacgattctcaTGTTTAAGTCATTTTCATAGCCATTTGAGAATTCACAGTGCAGAAAAGCCTTATAGTTGTAGTGAATGTGATAAACGATTCTTACGAGAAAGAAGCCTACAGATGCATTTTAGAATACATACTGGAGACaggccatattgctgttcagaatgtggcaaagtATTCTGTGAACGAAGCAGTCTTAAAAGGCACACacgaatccacactggagaaaaaccgtatggctgctctgaatgtggtaaacgattctctGACAGGAGCTCTCTTCAGAGCCACACAAGGTTTCACACTGGAGACAAACCAttctgctgttcagaatgtggccgACGATGCGCTAATCCTAGCAGTCTCCAACGACATATGCGAGTTCATACCGGTGAAAGGCCATGttcttgttctgaatgtggcaaacaattctttgACCGTAACACTCTTCTGCGGCATACACGGATTCATACAggagagaaaccttattgctgttctgaatgtggcaagagtTTTTCTTACAGTGGCTCTCTTCAGAAGCACAgacgaattcacacaggagagaagccatattgctgttctgaatgtggcaaacagttcctTGACAGTAGTTCTCTTCGACAGCACACACAAACtcatacaggagagaagccatattgttgttctgaatgtggtaaaagattttcacaaaaaaacaacctTAAATACCACTTAAATATTCACaatagagagaaaagaaaatcagttCTAAGCTAG